The Euphorbia lathyris chromosome 2, ddEupLath1.1, whole genome shotgun sequence genome includes a window with the following:
- the LOC136219426 gene encoding chaperonin CPN60-2, mitochondrial, with the protein MYRLASSLASKARIARSSTQQVGNRLSWSRNYAAKDIRFGVEARALMLQGVEELADAVKVTMGPKGRNVVIEQSFGAPKVTKDGVTVAKSIEFKDKVKNVGASLVKQVANATNDAAGDGTTCATVLTRAIFAEGCKSVAAGMNAMDLRRGISMAVDSVVTNLKSRAKMISTSEEIAQVGTISANGEREIGELIAKAMEKVGKEGVITIQDGKTLYNELEVVEGMKLDRGYISPYFVTNQKNQKCELDDPLILIHEKKISSIHAMVKVLELALKKQRPLLIIAEDVDSDALATLILNKLRAGIKVCAIKAPGFGENRKSGLQDLAVLTGGEVITEELGLNLEKVDLNMLGSCKKVTVSKDDTVVLDGAGDKKALEERCEQIRSAIELSTSDYDKEKLQERLAKLSGGVAVLKIGGASETEVGEKKDRVTDALNATKAAVEEGIVPGGGVALLYASKELDKLQTANFDQKIGVQIIQNALKTPVYTIASNAGVEGAVVVGKLLEQDDYELGYDAAKGEYVDMVKSGIIDPLKVIRTALVDAASVTSLMTTTEAVVCELPKDEKDGPAMPPGMGMDY; encoded by the exons ATGTATCGTTTGGCCTCCAGCCTCGCTTCTAAAGCTCG GATCGCAAGGAGCAGCACGCAGCAG GTTGGAAATAGACTCAGTTGGAGCAGAAACTATGCTGCCAAAGATATCAGATTTGGCGTTGAAGCCCGTGCTTTAATGCTTCAGGGTGTTGAAGAGCTGGCTGATGCTGTGAAAGTCACCATGGGTCCCAAG GGGCGCAATGTGGTTATTGAACAAAGCTTTGGTGCCCCCAAAGTTACAAAGGATGGCGTGACCGTTGCAAAAAGCATTGAATTTAAAGATAAAGTCAAGAATGTTGGTGCCAGCCTAGTGAAGCAGGTCGCAAATGCAACCAATGATGCTGCTGGCGATG GGACCACTTGTGCCACAGTTCTTACACGAGCTATATTCGCAGAAGGATGCAAGTCAGTTGCAGCAGGGATGAATGCAATGGACCTAAGACGTGGGATCAGCATGGCTGTTGATTCTGTTGTTACCAATTTGAAAAGCAGAGCGAAAATGATCAGCACATCAGAAGAAATAGCTCAAGTTGGAACCATATCTGCAAATGGAGAGAGAGAAATTGGCGAGCTAATTGCAAAGGCAATGGAGAAGGTTGGGAAAGAGGGTGTTATCACAATCCAA GATGGAAAGACATTATATAATGAGTTGGAAGTTGTCGAGGGAATGAAATTGGACAGGGGTTATATATCCCCTTATTTCGTCACCAACCAAAAGAACCAGAAATGT GAACTAGATGATCCTCTCATTCTGATCCATGAGAAAAAAATCTCAAGTATACATGCTATGGTGAAAGTATTAGAATTGGCTTTGAAG AAACAAAGACCATTGTTGATAATTGCTGAAGATGTGGATAGTGATGCACTGGCCACACTTATTCTCAACAAGCTTCGTGCTGGAATTAAG GTATGTGCCATAAAAGCTCCTGGTTTCGGAGAAAACAGAAAATCTGGACTCCAGGATCTTGCAGTTCTCACTGGCGGTGAG GTCATAACTGAAGAACTTGGCCTCAATCTTGAAAAGGTGGATTTAAATATGCTTGGCAGTTGCAAAAAG GTTACGGTCTCAAAGGACGACACTGTTGTTCTTGATGGTGCTGGTGACAAGAAGGCCCTTGAAGAAAGATGTGAACAG ATAAGGTCTGCAATAGAGTTGAGTACTTCTGATTATGACAAAGAGAAGTTGCAAGAAAGGCTAGCAAAGCTTTCTGGGGGTGTTGCTGTTCTCAAG ATTGGAGGAGCTAGTGAAACTGAAGTTGGTGAGAAGAAAGATAGGGTTACAGATGCTTTAAATGCCACAAAAGCAGCTGTCGAAGAGGGCATTGTACCTG GCGGTGGTGTTGCTCTCCTTTATGCATCAAAAGAGTTGGATAAATTGCAGACTGCTAACTTTGACCAGAAGATCGGTGTCCAAATCATTCAGAATGCCCTAAAG ACTCCAGTATACACAATCGCTAGTAATGCGGGAGTAGAGGGAGCTGTTGTTGTCGGTAAGCTATTGGAGCAGGATGATTATGAACTTGGCTATGATGCTGCCAAAG GTGAGTACGTGGATATGGTTAAATCAGGGATCATAGATCC